One part of the Arabidopsis thaliana chromosome 4, partial sequence genome encodes these proteins:
- the PTAC5 gene encoding plastid transcriptionally active 5: MASSSLPLSLPFPLRSLTSTTRSLPFQCSPLFFSIPSSIVCFSTQNPDREEVRWLREEQRWIREEQRWIREEQRWIRERESLLQEISDLQLRIQSLESRNSQLGNSIPDTISNIAALLQVLKEKNRISESGLSATPMVLESTREQIVEEVEEEEKRVIIAEEKVRVSEPVKKIKRRILKVGSEGDDVQALQEALLKLGFYSGEEDMEFSSFSSGTASAVKTWQASLGVREDGVMTAELLQRLFMDEDVETDKDEASTMKKESSYDRIWTPIVCFWQAC, encoded by the exons atggcttcttcttctctacctCTTTCTCTTCCGTTTCCACTCCGATCTCTTACTAGTACCACTCGATCTCTACCATTTCAATGttctcctctctttttctctattcCTTCTTCAATCGTTTGCTTCTCCACTCAAAATCCCGACCGCGAAGAGGTCCGGTGGCTCCGGGAAGAGCAGAGATGGATTCGCGAGGAGCAACGATGGATTCGTGAAGAACAGAGATGGATACGCGAACGTGAATCGCTTCTACAAGAGATTTCGGATCTACAGCTCAGAATTCAATCCCTAGAGTCACGAAATTCGCAATTGGGGAATTCTATTCCCGATACGATTTCGAATATCGCTGCTTTGCTTCAGGttttgaaggagaagaatcgGATTTCTGAGAGTGGATTGAGCGCAACGCCGATGGTATTGGAGAGTACGAGAGAACAAATTGTTGAGgaggtggaagaagaagagaagcgaGTGATTATTGCTGAAGAGAAAGTTAGGGTTTCGGAGCCGgtgaagaagatcaagagGAGGATATTGAAAGTTGGAAGCGAAGGCGACGATGTTCAAGCTTTGCAG GAAGCTCTGTTGAAATTAGGATTCTATTCGGGCGAAGAGGATATGGAGTTCTCGAGCTTTTCAAGTGGGACTGCAAGTGCTGTTAAGACTTGGCAA GCATCGCTTGGGGTCCGTGAGGATGGGGTAATGACAGCAGAGCTTCTTCAGAGGTTGTTCATGGATGAAGACGTAGAGACAGATAAGGATGAAGCAAGTACAATGAAGAAAGAG TCTTCTTACGACAGAATATGGACTCCCATTGTATGCTTTTGGCAAGCTTGTTAG
- the PTAC5 gene encoding plastid transcriptionally active 5, with protein MASSSLPLSLPFPLRSLTSTTRSLPFQCSPLFFSIPSSIVCFSTQNPDREEVRWLREEQRWIREEQRWIREEQRWIRERESLLQEISDLQLRIQSLESRNSQLGNSIPDTISNIAALLQVLKEKNRISESGLSATPMVLESTREQIVEEVEEEEKRVIIAEEKVRVSEPVKKIKRRILKVGSEGDDVQALQEALLKLGFYSGEEDMEFSSFSSGTASAVKTWQASLGVREDGVMTAELLQRLFMDEDVETDKDEASTMKKEEAGNGAVFTSVTQVPEKKQSIVKDQSDREVDVTQNRVFLLGENRWEDPSRLIGRNKPVDRSESTNTKTRCITCRGEGRLMCLGKSLLPG; from the exons atggcttcttcttctctacctCTTTCTCTTCCGTTTCCACTCCGATCTCTTACTAGTACCACTCGATCTCTACCATTTCAATGttctcctctctttttctctattcCTTCTTCAATCGTTTGCTTCTCCACTCAAAATCCCGACCGCGAAGAGGTCCGGTGGCTCCGGGAAGAGCAGAGATGGATTCGCGAGGAGCAACGATGGATTCGTGAAGAACAGAGATGGATACGCGAACGTGAATCGCTTCTACAAGAGATTTCGGATCTACAGCTCAGAATTCAATCCCTAGAGTCACGAAATTCGCAATTGGGGAATTCTATTCCCGATACGATTTCGAATATCGCTGCTTTGCTTCAGGttttgaaggagaagaatcgGATTTCTGAGAGTGGATTGAGCGCAACGCCGATGGTATTGGAGAGTACGAGAGAACAAATTGTTGAGgaggtggaagaagaagagaagcgaGTGATTATTGCTGAAGAGAAAGTTAGGGTTTCGGAGCCGgtgaagaagatcaagagGAGGATATTGAAAGTTGGAAGCGAAGGCGACGATGTTCAAGCTTTGCAG GAAGCTCTGTTGAAATTAGGATTCTATTCGGGCGAAGAGGATATGGAGTTCTCGAGCTTTTCAAGTGGGACTGCAAGTGCTGTTAAGACTTGGCAA GCATCGCTTGGGGTCCGTGAGGATGGGGTAATGACAGCAGAGCTTCTTCAGAGGTTGTTCATGGATGAAGACGTAGAGACAGATAAGGATGAAGCAAGTACAATGAAGAAAGAG GAAGCTGGTAATGGGGCGGTATTTACTTCAGTGACACAAGTCCCTGAGAAGAAGCAATCAATCGTGAAAGATCAAAGTGACAGAGAAGTTGACGTTACTCAAAATCgggtttttcttcttggagAAAACAGATGGGAAGATCCCTCCAGGCTCATTGGCAGGAACAAACCGGTAGACAGAAGTGAATCAACAAACACCAAAACGAGGTGCATCACTTGTCGAGGGGAGGGTCGATTGATGTGCCTAGGTAAATCCCTTCTCCCTGGTTAA
- a CDS encoding hypothetical protein (DUF295) (Protein of unknown function (DUF295); CONTAINS InterPro DOMAIN/s: Protein of unknown function DUF295 (InterPro:IPR005174); BEST Arabidopsis thaliana protein match is: Protein of unknown function (DUF295) (TAIR:AT5G55270.1); Has 197 Blast hits to 193 proteins in 2 species: Archae - 0; Bacteria - 0; Metazoa - 0; Fungi - 0; Plants - 197; Viruses - 0; Other Eukaryotes - 0 (source: NCBI BLink).), translating to MSLLLNQHSKLCFRKPVLVRSSPHLSNGLSSLSLQTDSQTRVLLCADPCGGNRGIAMTMRSSRFLRTLSFEGWEEMSENEDKICAELLKEMGAIGSCGGWLPTLKDGVLRLREVNLNHETDRKRISLPPLVTLPHCQTQYVTNVAMSTSSPEEEDCVVAVKFLGPQLSFCRPAQSNSEWINIRMTDPCFFSSPVMLSKKNEMLRIAGSGGQLIGSWDLQNHSNNPKLQILRFQNLPKLSETKRELLESCYTSEHLVESITTSETFIVKLYMKTAEIDKGIPRKKTEAIMVFRLDEEGNAVYTQDIGDQSIFLTNSEAFCFPSSSSLSLGRPNFVKIVDVNEDRYFKLAKQKWDC from the coding sequence ATGTCTTTGCTTCTCAATCAGCACTCGAAGCTCTGCTTTCGGAAACCTGTGCTGGTGAGATCCTCTCCTCATCTTTCTAATGGCCTCTCATCTTTGTCGTTGCAAACTGATTCTCAGACTCGTGTCTTGCTCTGCGCTGATCCATGTGGAGGTAATCGGGGAATAGCCATGACTATGAGGTCTAGTCGTTTTCTTCGAACCCTTTCTTTCGAAGGGTGGGAAGAGATGAGTGAGAACGAAGATAAGATTTGTGCAGAGCTGCTCAAGGAAATGGGAGCGATAGGATCATGCGGTGGATGGCTACCTACTTTGAAGGACGGCGTGTTGCGTCTCCGAGAAGTGAATCTAAACCATGAAACGGATCGGAAACGCATTTCGCTGCCTCCTCTTGTGACTCTGCCTCATTGCCAAACACAATATGTCACCAACGTGGCCATGTCTACGTCTTCCCCTGAAGAAGAGGACTGTGTTGTGGCTGTCAAGTTCCTGGGACCTCAACTCAGCTTTTGCAGACCCGCTCAAAGCAATTCCGAGTGGATCAACATCAGAATGACAGACCcctgcttcttctcctcccCTGTCATGTTGTCCAAGAAAAATGAGATGTTGCGCATAGCTGGCTCTGGAGGCCAACTCATCGGATCATGGGATCTCCAAAACCATAGCAACAACCCCAAGTTGCAGATCTTGCGGTTTCAAAACCTTCCCAAGCTGTCCGAGACAAAACGAGAACTTCTGGAGTCGTGCTACACAAGTGAACACTTGGTGGAGTCAATAACCACCAGTGAAACTTTCATTGTTAAGTTGTACATGAAGACGGCAGAGATCGACAAAGGTATTccgagaaagaaaacagaagcaataaTGGTGTTCAGGCTAGACGAAGAAGGAAACGCTGTTTACACTCAAGACATCGGAGATCAAAGCATTTTTCTCACAAATTCTGAAGCTTTCTGTTTCCCTTCGAGCTCCTCTCTCAGCCTGGGTCGACCTAACTTCGTCAAAATCGTTGATGTCAACGAAGACAGATATTTCAAGCTGGCTAAACAAAAGTGGGATTGTTAG
- the PTAC5 gene encoding plastid transcriptionally active 5 (plastid transcriptionally active 5 (PTAC5); FUNCTIONS IN: unfolded protein binding, heat shock protein binding; INVOLVED IN: protein folding, metabolic process; LOCATED IN: plastid chromosome, chloroplast thylakoid membrane, chloroplast, nucleoid, chloroplast envelope; EXPRESSED IN: 21 plant structures; EXPRESSED DURING: 13 growth stages; CONTAINS InterPro DOMAIN/s: Peptidoglycan binding-like (InterPro:IPR002477), Heat shock protein DnaJ, cysteine-rich domain (InterPro:IPR001305); Has 835 Blast hits to 827 proteins in 285 species: Archae - 9; Bacteria - 385; Metazoa - 155; Fungi - 28; Plants - 81; Viruses - 2; Other Eukaryotes - 175 (source: NCBI BLink).) — MASSSLPLSLPFPLRSLTSTTRSLPFQCSPLFFSIPSSIVCFSTQNPDREEVRWLREEQRWIREEQRWIREEQRWIRERESLLQEISDLQLRIQSLESRNSQLGNSIPDTISNIAALLQVLKEKNRISESGLSATPMVLESTREQIVEEVEEEEKRVIIAEEKVRVSEPVKKIKRRILKVGSEGDDVQALQEALLKLGFYSGEEDMEFSSFSSGTASAVKTWQASLGVREDGVMTAELLQRLFMDEDVETDKDEASTMKKEEAGNGAVFTSVTQVPEKKQSIVKDQSDREVDVTQNRVFLLGENRWEDPSRLIGRNKPVDRSESTNTKTRCITCRGEGRLMCLECDGTGEPNIEPQFMEWVGEDTKCPYCEGLGYTVCDVCDGKKNL; from the exons atggcttcttcttctctacctCTTTCTCTTCCGTTTCCACTCCGATCTCTTACTAGTACCACTCGATCTCTACCATTTCAATGttctcctctctttttctctattcCTTCTTCAATCGTTTGCTTCTCCACTCAAAATCCCGACCGCGAAGAGGTCCGGTGGCTCCGGGAAGAGCAGAGATGGATTCGCGAGGAGCAACGATGGATTCGTGAAGAACAGAGATGGATACGCGAACGTGAATCGCTTCTACAAGAGATTTCGGATCTACAGCTCAGAATTCAATCCCTAGAGTCACGAAATTCGCAATTGGGGAATTCTATTCCCGATACGATTTCGAATATCGCTGCTTTGCTTCAGGttttgaaggagaagaatcgGATTTCTGAGAGTGGATTGAGCGCAACGCCGATGGTATTGGAGAGTACGAGAGAACAAATTGTTGAGgaggtggaagaagaagagaagcgaGTGATTATTGCTGAAGAGAAAGTTAGGGTTTCGGAGCCGgtgaagaagatcaagagGAGGATATTGAAAGTTGGAAGCGAAGGCGACGATGTTCAAGCTTTGCAG GAAGCTCTGTTGAAATTAGGATTCTATTCGGGCGAAGAGGATATGGAGTTCTCGAGCTTTTCAAGTGGGACTGCAAGTGCTGTTAAGACTTGGCAA GCATCGCTTGGGGTCCGTGAGGATGGGGTAATGACAGCAGAGCTTCTTCAGAGGTTGTTCATGGATGAAGACGTAGAGACAGATAAGGATGAAGCAAGTACAATGAAGAAAGAG GAAGCTGGTAATGGGGCGGTATTTACTTCAGTGACACAAGTCCCTGAGAAGAAGCAATCAATCGTGAAAGATCAAAGTGACAGAGAAGTTGACGTTACTCAAAATCgggtttttcttcttggagAAAACAGATGGGAAGATCCCTCCAGGCTCATTGGCAGGAACAAACCGGTAGACAGAAGTGAATCAACAAACACCAAAACGAGGTGCATCACTTGTCGAGGGGAGGGTCGATTGATGTGCCTAG AGTGCGATGGAACCGGTGAGCCAAACATTGAGCCGCAG TTCATGGAGTGGGTTGGTGAAGATACGAAGTGTCCGTACTGTGAAGGTCTTGGCTATACAGTTTGCGATGTCTGCGACggcaaaaaaaacttataa
- a CDS encoding RNA-binding protein (unknown protein; Has 37 Blast hits to 37 proteins in 16 species: Archae - 0; Bacteria - 2; Metazoa - 2; Fungi - 0; Plants - 27; Viruses - 0; Other Eukaryotes - 6 (source: NCBI BLink).), with protein sequence MKKPIPKIRVFGQRSIASSFLNLSSIPVDNTSENPPEKVENRSKLNKSVLFKPNNFEERLRPFTSLVSSKDRLISLIERKAREEKKNGDGGLEKMMLQQFKPREIQISEEVSRDVTGDVNLEPVDQTAAEETDHMAPYSTEINEDIIVRDDKTSKKRKDPFEGMESMSRTGKSVMVFGDNSKVSKPMQRERERRSNNNSKKQRPIYNHYANGSGWWDCDMEGVDSEEVGHREVWEGVGSTTFGDIVDWH encoded by the exons atgaagaaaccaattcctaaaattagggtttttggtcAGCGATCGATTGCTTCTTCCTTCCTGAATCTCAGCTCGATTCC TGTCGATAATACTTCGGAAAATCCGCCGGAGAAAGTGGAGAATCGCAGCAAGCTGAACAAATCAGTGCTGTTTAAGCCAAACAACTTTGAG GAGCGGCTAAGACCATTTACTTCTTTGGTTAGCTCTAAAGATCGACTCATATCTCTCATAGAGAGAAAAGCGagggaagaaaagaaaaacggaGATGGTGGTCTAGAAAAGATGATGCTTCAGCAGTTCAAGCCAAGAGAGATTCAGATTAGTGAAGAAGTGAGTAGAGATGTAACAGGTGATGTGAATCTTGAGCCCGTGGATCAAACAGCTGCTGAAGAAACGGATCACATGGCTCCGTACTCCACAGAAATCAATGAAGATATCATTGTGAGGGACGataaaacatcaaagaaaagaaaagatccTTTTGAAG GTATGGAGAGCATGAGTAGAACGGGAAAGTCCGTTATGGTCTTTGGAGACAATTCAAAGGTATCAAAGCCAATGcaaagggaaagagaaagaagaagcaacaacaATAGTAAGAAGCAGAGACCCATATACAACCATT ATGCAAATGGTTCAGGATGGTGGGACTGTGATATGGAAGGTGTTGACTCGGAAGAAGTGGGACATAGAGAAGTGTGGGAAGGAGTTGGCTCGACAACATTCGGAGATATAGTTGATTGGCACTAA
- the PAP23 gene encoding purple acid phosphatase 23 (purple acid phosphatase 23 (PAP23); FUNCTIONS IN: protein serine/threonine phosphatase activity, acid phosphatase activity; INVOLVED IN: biological_process unknown; LOCATED IN: endomembrane system; EXPRESSED IN: 6 plant structures; EXPRESSED DURING: 4 anthesis; CONTAINS InterPro DOMAIN/s: Purple acid phosphatase, N-terminal (InterPro:IPR015914), Metallophosphoesterase (InterPro:IPR004843), Purple acid phosphatase-like, N-terminal (InterPro:IPR008963); BEST Arabidopsis thaliana protein match is: purple acid phosphatase 15 (TAIR:AT3G07130.1); Has 30201 Blast hits to 17322 proteins in 780 species: Archae - 12; Bacteria - 1396; Metazoa - 17338; Fungi - 3422; Plants - 5037; Viruses - 0; Other Eukaryotes - 2996 (source: NCBI BLink).) yields the protein MTLLIMITLTSISLLLAAAETIPTTLDGPFKPLTRRFEPSLRRGSDDLPMDHPRLRKRNVSSDFPEQIALALSTPTSMWVSWVTGDAIVGKDVKPLDPSSIASEVWYGKEKGNYMLKKKGNATVYSQLYPSDGLLNYTSGIIHHVLIDGLEPETRYYYRCGDSSVPAMSEEISFETLPLPSKDAYPHRIAFVGDLGLTSNTTTTIDHLMENDPSLVIIVGDLTYANQYRTIGGKGVPCFSCSFPDAPIRETYQPRWDAWGRFMEPLTSKVPTMVIEGNHEIEPQASGITFKSYSERFAVPASESGSNSNFYYSFDAGGVHFVMLGAYVDYNNTGLQYAWLKEDLSKVDRAVTPWLVATMHPPWYNSYSSHYQEFECMRQEMEELLYQYRVDIVFAGHVHAYERMNRIYNYTLDPCGPVYITIGDGGNIEKVDVDFADDPGKCHSSYDLFFFNSLNLSN from the exons ATGACTTTACTAATAATGATTACCCTAACCTCAATATCATTGTTACTTGCCGCCGCCGAAACAATCCCGACAACTTTAGACGGCCCGTTCAAGCCATTAACCCGCCGGTTCGAGCCGTCTCTACGACGAGGCAGTGACGACTTACCTATGGATCATCCAAGGCTGAGAAAGAGAAACGTTAGCTCCGATTTTCCAGAACAGATTGCTTTAGCTCTCTCTACACCAACCTCCATGTGGGTTTCTTGGGTCACTG GTGATGCTATAGTTGGCAAAGATGTGAAACCGCTTGATCCTAGTTCTATTGCTAGTGAGGTTTGGTATGGGAAGGAGAAAGGAAACTATATgctaaagaagaaaggaaacgCAACAGTTTACAGTCAGTTATATCCCTCTGATGGTCTTCTCAATTACACATCAGGCATCATACATCATGTCCTCATTGACG GTCTGGAACCAGAAACTAGGTATTATTATAGGTGTGGTGATAGCTCTGTTCCTGCAATGAGTGAGGAGATTTCTTTTGAGACTTTGCCATTGCCAAGTAAAGATGCATATCCTCATAGAATTGCCTTTGTTGGGGATTTGGGTCTTACTAGTAATACTACAACCACCATTGACCATTTGATGGAAAACGATCCCTCATTGGTTATAATTGTTGGGGACTTAACTTATGCAAACCAGTATCGTACTATTGGTGGTAAAGGAGTTCCATGCTTCTCATGTTCGTTTCCTGATGCACCTATAAGGGAGACTTATCAACCTCGCTGGGATGCTTGGGGAAG GTTCATGGAGCCATTGACTTCCAAGGTCCCAACGATGGTCATTGAAGGCAACCATGAGATTGAGCCTCAAGCTTCAGGGATCACCTTTAAGTCATATTCTGAAAGGTTTGCTGTTCCTGCAAGTGAGAGTGGCTCCAACAGCAACTTCTACTATTCTTTTGATGCCGGAGGAGTGCATTTTGTTATGTTGGGTGCATATGTTGATTACAATAACACTG GGCTGCAATATGCATGGCTAAAGGAAGACTTGTCTAAAGTTGATCGCGCTGTGACACCATGGCTGGTTGCAACTATGCATCCACCTTGGTACAACAGCTACTCCTCGCATTACCAGGAGTTTGAATGCATGAGGCAGGAAATGGAAGAGCTTCTTTACCAATACCGTGTTGACATAGTTTTTGCAGGACAT GTACATGCATACGAGAGAATGAACCGCATATACAACTACACACTAGACCCATGTGGACCAGTTTACATAACAATAGGAGATGGTGGAAACATTGAGAAAGTTGATGTGGACTTTGCTGATGACCCTGGGAAGTGTCACTCTTCCTacgatcttttttttttcaattctttgaatctttctAATTAA
- the PAP23 gene encoding purple acid phosphatase 23, giving the protein MTLLIMITLTSISLLLAAAETIPTTLDGPFKPLTRRFEPSLRRGSDDLPMDHPRLRKRNVSSDFPEQIALALSTPTSMWVSWVTGDAIVGKDVKPLDPSSIASEVWYGKEKGNYMLKKKGNATVYSQLYPSDGLLNYTSGIIHHVLIDGLEPETRYYYRCGDSSVPAMSEEISFETLPLPSKDAYPHRIAFVGDLGLTSNTTTTIDHLMENDPSLVIIVGDLTYANQYRTIGGKGVPCFSCSFPDAPIRETYQPRWDAWGRFMEPLTSKVPTMVIEGNHEIEPQASGITFKSYSERFAVPASESGSNSNFYYSFDAGGVHFVMLGAYVDYNNTGLQYAWLKEDLSKVDRAVTPWLVATMHPPWYNSYSSHYQEFECMRQEMEELLYQYRVDIVFAGHVSSQIILVKKSFDTL; this is encoded by the exons ATGACTTTACTAATAATGATTACCCTAACCTCAATATCATTGTTACTTGCCGCCGCCGAAACAATCCCGACAACTTTAGACGGCCCGTTCAAGCCATTAACCCGCCGGTTCGAGCCGTCTCTACGACGAGGCAGTGACGACTTACCTATGGATCATCCAAGGCTGAGAAAGAGAAACGTTAGCTCCGATTTTCCAGAACAGATTGCTTTAGCTCTCTCTACACCAACCTCCATGTGGGTTTCTTGGGTCACTG GTGATGCTATAGTTGGCAAAGATGTGAAACCGCTTGATCCTAGTTCTATTGCTAGTGAGGTTTGGTATGGGAAGGAGAAAGGAAACTATATgctaaagaagaaaggaaacgCAACAGTTTACAGTCAGTTATATCCCTCTGATGGTCTTCTCAATTACACATCAGGCATCATACATCATGTCCTCATTGACG GTCTGGAACCAGAAACTAGGTATTATTATAGGTGTGGTGATAGCTCTGTTCCTGCAATGAGTGAGGAGATTTCTTTTGAGACTTTGCCATTGCCAAGTAAAGATGCATATCCTCATAGAATTGCCTTTGTTGGGGATTTGGGTCTTACTAGTAATACTACAACCACCATTGACCATTTGATGGAAAACGATCCCTCATTGGTTATAATTGTTGGGGACTTAACTTATGCAAACCAGTATCGTACTATTGGTGGTAAAGGAGTTCCATGCTTCTCATGTTCGTTTCCTGATGCACCTATAAGGGAGACTTATCAACCTCGCTGGGATGCTTGGGGAAG GTTCATGGAGCCATTGACTTCCAAGGTCCCAACGATGGTCATTGAAGGCAACCATGAGATTGAGCCTCAAGCTTCAGGGATCACCTTTAAGTCATATTCTGAAAGGTTTGCTGTTCCTGCAAGTGAGAGTGGCTCCAACAGCAACTTCTACTATTCTTTTGATGCCGGAGGAGTGCATTTTGTTATGTTGGGTGCATATGTTGATTACAATAACACTG GGCTGCAATATGCATGGCTAAAGGAAGACTTGTCTAAAGTTGATCGCGCTGTGACACCATGGCTGGTTGCAACTATGCATCCACCTTGGTACAACAGCTACTCCTCGCATTACCAGGAGTTTGAATGCATGAGGCAGGAAATGGAAGAGCTTCTTTACCAATACCGTGTTGACATAGTTTTTGCAGGACATGTAAGTTCTCAAATTATCTTGgtgaaaaagagttttgatactctttga
- the PRR2 gene encoding pinoresinol reductase 2 (pinoresinol reductase 2 (PRR2); CONTAINS InterPro DOMAIN/s: NAD(P)-binding domain (InterPro:IPR016040), NmrA-like (InterPro:IPR008030); BEST Arabidopsis thaliana protein match is: pinoresinol reductase 1 (TAIR:AT1G32100.1); Has 1530 Blast hits to 1530 proteins in 324 species: Archae - 16; Bacteria - 400; Metazoa - 3; Fungi - 451; Plants - 554; Viruses - 0; Other Eukaryotes - 106 (source: NCBI BLink).) produces the protein MKETNFGEKTRVLVVGGTGSLGRRIVSACLAEGHETYVLQRPEIGVDIEKVQLLLSFKRLGAHLVEGSFSDHQSLVSAVKQVDVVVSAMSGVHFRTHNIPVQLKLVAAIKEAGNVKRFLPSEFGMDPSRMGHAMPPGSETFDQKMEIRNAIKAAGISHTYLVGACFAAYFGGNLSQMGTLFPPKNKVDIYGDGNVKVVFVDEDDMAKYTAKTLNDPRTLNKTVYVRPTDNILTQMELVQIWEKLTEKELEKTYVSGNDFLADIEDKEISHQAGLGHFYHIYYEGCLTDHEVGDDEEATKLYPDVKYKRMDEYLKIFV, from the exons ATGAAAGAGACTAATTTTGGCGAGAAAACGCGCGTTCTGGTAGTTGGTGGGACGGGATCATTGGGGAGGAGGATTGTAAGTGCGTGTTTGGCTGAGGGACACGAGACTTATGTTCTCCAGCGGCCGGAGATTGGAGTGGACATCGAGAAGGTGCAGctacttctttctttcaaaagaCTCGGCGCACATCTTGTGGAAGGCTCATTCTCCGATCACCAAAGCCTTGTCTCTGCCGTAAAGCAAGTCGACGTGGTTGTCTCCGCCATGTCCGGTGTCCACTTCCGCACCCACAACATCCCCGTTCAGCTCAAGCTCGTCGCAGCCATCAAAGAGGCCGGTAACGTCAAG cGTTTCTTACCATCAGAATTTGGAATGGATCCGTCACGTATGGGACATGCCATGCCACCAGGAAGTGAAACATTTGAtcaaaaaatggaaatacGAAATGCAATTAAGGCCGCCGGGATCTCCCACACATACCTCGTCGGTGCTTGTTTTGCCGCATACTTCGGCGGAAATTTATCTCAAATGGGAACTTTGTTCCCTCCgaaaaacaaagttgataTTTATGGGGACGGAAATGTTAAAG TGGTGTTCGTAGATGAAGATGACATGGCAAAATATACAGCGAAGACGCTTAATGATCCCCGAACGTTGAATAAAACTGTGTATGTTAGACCTACCGACAACATTCTCACACAAATGGAACTAGTTCAGATATGGGAGAAACTAACCGAAAAAGAGTTGGAGAAGACCTATGTTTCAGGAAACGACTTTCTTGCTGACATTGAAG ATAAGGAGATATCACACCAAGCGGGACTAGGACACTTTTATCACATATACTACGAAGGTTGTCTCACAGATCATGAAGTTGGAGACGACGAAGAAGCTACTAAACTCTATCCGGATGTGAAGTACAAACGCATGGatgaatatttgaaaattttcgtATAA